In Brienomyrus brachyistius isolate T26 chromosome 25, BBRACH_0.4, whole genome shotgun sequence, a single window of DNA contains:
- the il21 gene encoding interleukin-21 isoform X1: MSLHHSGNQMRTMEFLVLCILAIGSGVVMGFPKERSMIMQVQKEFKNFNKNLMHNDLMLHTPHTDEINNCCSTRALKCFVKSLPQLPVPSSGAKVKATFIKNLQKKIIENSVRTCSAVDTQNAVCRKCESYPERSSKEFMDSLETLLQMTLERLS; this comes from the exons ATGTCACTGCACCACTCTGGGAACCAAATGCGCACTATGGAATTTCTCGTGCTTTGCATTTTAGCTATTGGATCCGGTGTCGTGATGGGCTTTCCCAAAGAGCGGTCAATGATCATGCAGGTCCAAAAGGAATTTAAAAACTTCAACAAGAACTTGATG CACAATGACCTGATGCTGCACACACCACATACAGACGAGATAAAT AACTGCTGTTCGACTAGAGCACTCAAATGCTTCGTGAAAAGCCTGCCGCAGCTCCCAGTGCCCAGCTCCGGCGCCAAGGTCAAAGCGACTTTCATCAAAAACCTTCAAAAGAAAATCATT GAAAACAGTGTGAGAACCTGCAGTGCAGTTGATACTCAG AATGCAGTCTGCAGAAAGTGCGAGTCATACCCAGAAAGAAGCAGCAAGGAGTTCATGGACTCACTGGAAACGCTGCTTCAAATG ACGCTGGAAAGACTGAGTTGA
- the il21 gene encoding interleukin-21 isoform X2: MGFPKERSMIMQVQKEFKNFNKNLMHNDLMLHTPHTDEINNCCSTRALKCFVKSLPQLPVPSSGAKVKATFIKNLQKKIIENSVRTCSAVDTQNAVCRKCESYPERSSKEFMDSLETLLQMTLERLS; this comes from the exons ATGGGCTTTCCCAAAGAGCGGTCAATGATCATGCAGGTCCAAAAGGAATTTAAAAACTTCAACAAGAACTTGATG CACAATGACCTGATGCTGCACACACCACATACAGACGAGATAAAT AACTGCTGTTCGACTAGAGCACTCAAATGCTTCGTGAAAAGCCTGCCGCAGCTCCCAGTGCCCAGCTCCGGCGCCAAGGTCAAAGCGACTTTCATCAAAAACCTTCAAAAGAAAATCATT GAAAACAGTGTGAGAACCTGCAGTGCAGTTGATACTCAG AATGCAGTCTGCAGAAAGTGCGAGTCATACCCAGAAAGAAGCAGCAAGGAGTTCATGGACTCACTGGAAACGCTGCTTCAAATG ACGCTGGAAAGACTGAGTTGA